From a single Phacochoerus africanus isolate WHEZ1 chromosome 11, ROS_Pafr_v1, whole genome shotgun sequence genomic region:
- the LOC125111492 gene encoding olfactory receptor 491-like — MEAGNHSRVTEFILLGLTEDPVLGVICFVIFLGIYVVTLVGNVSIIALIRSCAQLHTPMYLFLGHLAFVDSGCSTSVTPVMLIGFCRQGVAITTAGCEAQLCFVVFFGTAECFLLAAMAYDRYVAISLPLLYSTHMSPRVCVLLLGASYLGGCVNAWTFASCLLSLSFCGPNQIDHFFCDFSPLVKLSCSEVSVLEILPSISSGSILVVTGFVIALSYIRILFTILKMRSTEGRHKAFSTCTSHLTAVTLYYGTITFIYVMPTSSYSTGQNNVVSVFYSVVIPMLNPLIYSLRNRDVKEALRKATVRIYY, encoded by the coding sequence ATGGAGGCTGGAAACCACAGCAGGGTGACAGAGTTCATCCTTTTGGGGCTCACGGAGGACCCTGTGCTTGGTGTCATCTGCTTTGTGATATTTCTAGGCATCTATGTTGTCACCTTGGTAGGCAATGTCAGCATAATTGCTTTGATAAGAAGCTGTGCGCAGCTTCACACCCCCATGTACCTCTTTCTTGGCCATTTGGCTTTTGTGGACAGTGGTTGTTCCACATCCGTCACACCTGTGATGCTTATAGGATTCTGTAGACAAGGAGTGGCCATCACCACTGCTGGCTGTGAGGCCCAGCTCTGTTTTGTGGTCTTCTTCGGGACAGCCGAGTGCTTCCTATTGGCcgccatggcctatgaccgctatgtggccatcagCTTGCCCCTGCTCTACTCCACCCACATGTCCCCAAGAGTCTGTGTCCTCTTACTGGGAGCTTCCTATCTGGGTGGGTGTGTGAATGCTTGGACATTTGCTAGTTGCTTGTTGAGTCTGTCCTTCTGTGGACCAAATCAGATAGACCACTTTTTCTGTGATTTCTCCCCTTTGGTGAAACTTTCCTGCTCAGAAGTCTCTGTTCTTGAAATTCTCCCTTCCATCTCCTCTGGGTCCATCCTTGTTGTCACAGGGTTTGTCATAGCTCTCTCTTACATCCgcatcctcttcaccatcctgAAGATGCGCTCCACTGAAGGAAGACacaaggccttctccacctgcacATCCCATCTCACGGCCGTTACGCTCTACTATGGAACTATCACCTTCATTTACGTGATGCCCACGTCCAGCTACTCCACTGGCCAGAACAATGTGGTGTCTGTGTTCTACAGTGTGGTgatccccatgctgaaccccctcatctacagcctgaggaacagagaTGTAAAGGAGGCCCTGAGGAAGGCAACTGTTAGGATATATTATTAG